One window from the genome of Dyadobacter sp. CECT 9275 encodes:
- a CDS encoding ATP-binding protein: MANFKARARAIDMLGRQQIAGIPSAISELFKNAHDAYADKVEVDYYRSDGLFVLRDDGLGMTYHDFENRWLTIGTESKMVNRRGISAPPHAADKAIRPILGEKGIGRLAIAAIGSQVLILTRAKRGEALSDLVVAYIHWRLFELPGIDLNEIEIPIRTFKDGHLPSYSDISEMVDSFAKNIDKLRYLDDEEITRFKLEFDQMRLSADEIDSYVPDMSLGGDGHGTHFLIRPANEILESDIDSSTFTRASSLEKALLGFSNVMTPDHEKPVIQTAFRDHKRIDDVIDIIDERGFFSPTEFRNADHHFSGQFNEYGQFDGEVSVYQEGAREYKIPWAGSKGKKTQCGPFKINIAYIQGKSQTSTIPTEEYNLLSNKTNRLGGLYIYKSGIRILPYGDTDYDWLEIEKRRTFKANRYYFSHRQMFGAVEIDLIKNSELSEKAGREGFRENKAYREFRDILKNMLVRFAADFFVEDGVYSGYFGEVDHLIPWQIDHLINWRPVVENASRSDSKLVNKSYNYS; this comes from the coding sequence ATGGCTAATTTCAAAGCACGTGCTAGAGCAATTGATATGCTTGGACGACAGCAAATTGCTGGGATTCCATCAGCCATCAGCGAATTGTTCAAAAATGCACATGATGCTTATGCAGACAAGGTTGAGGTGGATTATTATAGGTCCGATGGACTTTTTGTGCTTAGAGATGACGGCTTGGGCATGACCTATCATGACTTCGAAAATCGCTGGTTGACAATTGGAACAGAAAGTAAAATGGTCAATCGGCGGGGGATTAGCGCGCCACCTCACGCAGCTGACAAGGCTATTAGGCCAATCTTAGGTGAAAAAGGCATCGGTCGACTGGCTATTGCAGCTATTGGATCTCAGGTTTTGATTCTCACTCGGGCAAAGCGAGGAGAAGCCCTCTCGGATTTAGTCGTAGCATACATACATTGGCGCCTATTTGAGTTACCTGGGATCGATTTAAATGAAATAGAAATTCCTATCAGAACCTTCAAGGATGGTCATTTACCTTCTTACAGCGATATTTCTGAGATGGTTGACTCCTTTGCTAAGAATATCGACAAATTAAGATACCTCGACGATGAAGAAATTACTCGGTTTAAACTAGAGTTCGATCAAATGCGGCTCAGCGCGGACGAAATAGACTCATACGTGCCAGATATGAGCTTGGGAGGCGATGGACACGGAACGCATTTCTTAATTCGGCCTGCCAATGAAATCTTAGAATCAGATATTGATTCGAGCACATTTACCAGAGCGTCTTCTCTCGAAAAGGCATTACTAGGGTTTTCCAATGTAATGACTCCCGATCATGAAAAGCCAGTTATTCAGACAGCTTTTAGAGATCACAAAAGGATAGATGATGTGATAGATATCATTGATGAAAGAGGTTTCTTTTCTCCTACTGAGTTCAGAAATGCTGATCATCATTTTAGTGGCCAATTTAATGAATATGGTCAATTTGATGGTGAGGTTTCAGTTTATCAAGAAGGCGCAAGAGAATACAAAATCCCGTGGGCTGGCAGCAAGGGAAAAAAAACTCAATGCGGTCCCTTCAAAATAAATATTGCCTACATCCAGGGAAAATCACAAACTTCGACAATTCCTACCGAAGAGTATAATCTCCTTTCGAACAAGACAAATAGACTTGGTGGATTATATATTTATAAAAGTGGAATAAGAATTTTACCTTATGGGGACACTGATTATGACTGGCTGGAAATAGAAAAGAGAAGAACCTTTAAAGCTAACCGATATTACTTTTCACATAGACAAATGTTTGGTGCGGTCGAAATTGACTTAATTAAAAATTCTGAGTTATCTGAAAAAGCCGGAAGAGAGGGCTTTAGAGAAAATAAAGCTTATAGAGAATTTCGTGACATTTTAAAGAATATGCTCGTTCGATTTGCCGCTGATTTTTTTGTTGAAGACGGAGTATACAGTGGGTATTTCGGAGAAGTTGACCACCTGATTCCGTGGCAAATTGACCACCTAATTAACTGGCGGCCGGTAGTAGAAAATGCTAGTAGAAGCGATTCAAAATTAGTAAATAAAAGTTATAATTATTCGTAG
- a CDS encoding DNA cytosine methyltransferase produces the protein MKAIDLFSGCGGLTLGLKNAGYQVIGAVEIEPVAVKTYLENHPNVKVWAMDIGDVSGNEIRKALDLEIGELDLLAGCPPCQGFSTLTTLNGSRIADEERQQKNDLVFEFMRLVRELQPRAVMLENVPGLFKDKRLTKILAELGELGYHNNREDVVKILNVADFGVPQRRRRMILMTTRIGKVNFAKPTNYKKTVRQTFEEANLPKPGESGDSLHDLIDHRTASMIARIKSVPKDGGSRFDLPIEQQCACHVKDGSHRAMFRDVYGRMKWDDVSPTMTSGCNNPSKGRFIHPEEDRAITLREAGLLQSFPIDYKFSLDRGKTGVALMIGNALPPEFIRVQALQIRSVLESAE, from the coding sequence ATGAAAGCTATAGACTTATTTAGTGGCTGTGGCGGACTAACTCTTGGATTAAAGAATGCTGGTTATCAAGTAATTGGTGCAGTTGAAATTGAGCCAGTTGCCGTGAAGACCTATTTAGAAAATCATCCTAATGTAAAGGTTTGGGCGATGGATATAGGCGATGTTTCTGGAAACGAAATTCGCAAGGCACTAGATTTGGAGATTGGGGAACTCGATTTGTTAGCAGGGTGCCCTCCATGTCAAGGATTTTCAACCCTAACAACATTGAATGGGTCTCGTATTGCCGACGAGGAAAGGCAACAAAAAAATGATCTTGTTTTTGAATTCATGCGCCTCGTTAGGGAATTACAACCTAGAGCCGTAATGCTAGAAAATGTCCCTGGCCTCTTTAAAGACAAAAGACTTACGAAAATTCTCGCTGAATTAGGTGAACTTGGATATCATAATAATCGAGAAGATGTAGTTAAAATACTGAATGTTGCCGACTTCGGCGTTCCGCAAAGAAGACGGAGGATGATACTGATGACGACAAGGATTGGGAAGGTGAATTTTGCCAAGCCCACTAACTATAAGAAAACGGTGCGTCAAACCTTTGAGGAGGCCAATCTACCTAAGCCTGGAGAATCAGGAGATTCATTACACGATCTTATAGACCACAGGACGGCATCTATGATTGCAAGGATTAAGTCTGTTCCAAAGGATGGAGGAAGCCGATTTGATTTACCAATTGAACAACAATGCGCCTGCCATGTTAAAGATGGGAGCCACCGAGCAATGTTTCGGGATGTCTATGGCAGAATGAAATGGGACGACGTATCGCCAACAATGACTAGTGGCTGCAATAATCCATCTAAGGGACGATTTATTCATCCCGAGGAAGACAGGGCAATAACGTTACGAGAAGCGGGCCTGCTACAATCATTCCCAATTGATTATAAATTTTCATTGGATCGAGGCAAGACTGGAGTCGCGCTAATGATAGGAAATGCTTTACCTCCTGAGTTTATCCGTGTCCAAGCATTACAAATAAGAAGTGTACTGGAATCCGCAGAATAA
- a CDS encoding ISAon1 family transposase — protein sequence MSVDINPNSAWAIGRFYGVNGKSLLRQYRDFQSGFKNWDQRGHAKKWLLFPQNLGSHLSIDETSLSHGELYTILTNKAARGGKGSIVAIVAGTKAEAVIEVIRKIPESLRKKVTEITLDMASSMTMIAKRCFPRAVRVTDRFHVQRLAVEALQEIRIKHRWDALDKENDAIEQAKVSQTEYQPEILGNGDTVKQLLARSRYALYKKPSTWTDSQRERAQLLFERFPDLKKAYELALELSNIFTNTSEKIYGLTRLAKWHEKVRQSGFKAFNTVARSIESHYKTIVNYFDNRSTNASAESFNAKIKAFRAQFRGVRNVEFFLYRLTQLYA from the coding sequence ATATCAGTAGATATCAACCCGAATAGCGCCTGGGCGATTGGACGGTTCTATGGGGTTAACGGCAAAAGCTTATTACGTCAATACCGCGATTTTCAAAGTGGGTTTAAAAATTGGGACCAACGGGGCCATGCTAAAAAGTGGCTGCTCTTTCCTCAAAATCTAGGATCCCACCTATCAATCGACGAGACCAGTCTTTCTCACGGCGAACTCTACACCATTCTTACAAACAAAGCAGCCAGAGGCGGTAAAGGCAGTATAGTGGCCATTGTGGCTGGCACCAAAGCAGAAGCGGTCATTGAGGTCATCCGCAAAATTCCGGAATCACTTCGCAAGAAAGTGACTGAAATAACCTTAGACATGGCCAGTAGCATGACTATGATCGCCAAGCGTTGTTTCCCGCGGGCAGTGCGCGTCACTGACCGCTTCCATGTACAAAGATTGGCAGTCGAAGCCCTTCAAGAAATCCGCATTAAACACCGATGGGATGCGTTGGACAAGGAAAACGATGCCATTGAGCAGGCAAAGGTTTCTCAGACAGAGTATCAACCAGAAATATTAGGTAACGGTGATACCGTCAAACAACTACTGGCTCGCAGTAGATACGCACTTTACAAAAAGCCCAGTACCTGGACTGATAGCCAACGAGAAAGAGCACAACTTCTCTTCGAACGCTTCCCAGACCTTAAAAAGGCATACGAGCTGGCGCTAGAGCTAAGTAACATCTTCACAAACACATCTGAAAAGATATACGGGTTGACAAGGCTTGCCAAGTGGCACGAAAAGGTCAGGCAATCCGGATTTAAAGCATTCAATACAGTAGCCCGCTCGATTGAAAGCCATTACAAGACCATTGTCAATTATTTTGATAACCGTAGCACCAATGCGTCTGCCGAATCCTTCAACGCAAAAATTAAAGCATTTAGGGCTCAGTTCCGAGGAGTCAGAAACGTCGAATTCTTTCTTTACCGCCTCACTCAGTTATATGCTTAA
- the porT gene encoding type IX secretion/gliding motility protein PorT/SprT yields the protein MHIINLRGLFHLHWSKVVITGFLILLLASSYTATSQGLGYRRKHLEYYDDKPLHYGILFAIPFTRYNFSHSDDFLTRDTSYLIESPTTTAFRMGFTINAYLTDHFDLRTTPSVSLYERQMKFSYPGGTEKIQKRESTWVEIPLLLKYKSNRRVNSRMYMIAGITMSIETNVKRNRGAGSGTLDTKTSDFTVDYGIGYEQFFEFFKFAPELRFSHGLSNVLQPSANSTTSGIKRLTTHTVTLYLNFE from the coding sequence ATGCATATCATTAACCTTCGGGGTCTGTTCCATTTACATTGGTCAAAAGTAGTCATAACAGGCTTTCTGATTCTACTTTTGGCCTCCTCGTACACTGCAACCAGCCAAGGCCTGGGCTATCGGCGCAAGCATCTTGAATATTACGACGACAAGCCACTACATTATGGTATATTATTCGCAATCCCTTTCACCCGGTATAATTTCAGCCACAGCGATGATTTCCTGACAAGGGATACATCCTATTTAATTGAGTCTCCTACCACAACAGCTTTCCGGATGGGTTTCACCATTAACGCCTATCTGACTGATCATTTTGACCTAAGAACGACTCCTTCTGTTTCACTTTACGAGAGGCAGATGAAATTCAGTTACCCTGGGGGTACCGAAAAAATCCAAAAAAGGGAATCGACCTGGGTCGAAATTCCCCTTTTGCTGAAATACAAATCCAACCGCCGTGTTAATTCCCGAATGTACATGATAGCCGGCATTACCATGTCCATTGAAACCAATGTAAAGCGTAACCGCGGTGCGGGCTCCGGCACGCTGGATACGAAAACCTCTGACTTTACGGTAGACTATGGTATCGGATACGAACAATTCTTTGAGTTTTTCAAATTTGCGCCGGAATTAAGATTTTCTCATGGACTTTCCAACGTACTTCAGCCATCTGCCAACTCCACTACTTCCGGAATCAAGCGGTTGACAACCCATACCGTTACCTTATATTTAAATTTCGAATAA
- the ubiE gene encoding bifunctional demethylmenaquinone methyltransferase/2-methoxy-6-polyprenyl-1,4-benzoquinol methylase UbiE, with product MSVIPYKDKDGSKREQVAEMFDNISPKYDLLNHVLSGGVDIYWRKRAIRLLKKQQPKVILDIATGTGDFAIEALSLNPEKIIGVDISEGMLAVGREKIARLKKENIISLQSGDSESLNFTDNYFDAVIVSFGVRNFQNLLSGLSEMNRVMKPGGTCIVVEFSKPKSFPFKQLYNFYFKFILPIIGNTVSKDSSAYTYLPESVQAFPDGEAFLGIYKKAGFKNTKCISLTFGVCSIYIGQK from the coding sequence ATGAGTGTGATTCCATATAAAGATAAAGATGGCAGTAAAAGAGAGCAGGTGGCAGAAATGTTTGACAATATTTCGCCTAAATACGACCTGTTAAACCATGTTTTGAGTGGTGGAGTGGATATCTACTGGCGAAAGAGGGCAATCAGACTGCTGAAAAAACAACAACCAAAAGTAATCCTGGACATTGCCACCGGAACCGGTGACTTCGCTATAGAAGCCTTGTCATTGAATCCTGAAAAAATTATCGGGGTGGACATCTCGGAAGGTATGCTGGCGGTTGGTCGCGAAAAAATTGCCCGCTTAAAAAAGGAGAACATCATCAGCTTACAAAGCGGCGATTCCGAAAGTTTGAATTTTACGGACAATTATTTTGACGCGGTTATCGTTTCGTTTGGAGTAAGAAACTTTCAGAATCTGCTTTCCGGGCTTTCAGAAATGAACCGGGTGATGAAGCCTGGAGGAACATGTATTGTTGTAGAGTTCTCAAAACCCAAAAGCTTCCCCTTTAAACAGTTATACAATTTTTATTTCAAATTTATATTACCAATTATAGGAAATACCGTCTCAAAGGACAGCTCCGCTTACACATATCTGCCTGAATCAGTTCAGGCCTTCCCTGATGGCGAAGCTTTTCTTGGAATTTATAAAAAAGCAGGATTCAAAAATACCAAATGCATATCATTAACCTTCGGGGTCTGTTCCATTTACATTGGTCAAAAGTAG
- a CDS encoding OmpA family protein — MIKHLYHIIFGVLSLYAFVAQGQGRIGTQRSSTNTGLGPNRELSPYSVSVRGGLTQFFGEMSNQDMKGMIGVSLGRAYTKRFSMNLDYTAGKLGGQKVDFFNSYFVSEYNTLELLAKWNLTEQFSRYEPGKFNISVYGGLGMMFFSSNAYDLTTDKLVRFSNSEVSGRNPLFLRWGNPRGKLGVKKTQERVIPLGTSLDYRLSPQWKVGLDYRFYLVRSDKLDATSGRRLVNPEEGNSYSDTPNDKFSFLSISLTYRFTRATRDTDKDGIPDDRDRCPDVAGIARYFGCPDTDGDGIPDYVDRCPNEAGSAKTRGCPDSDGDGFVDRLDNCPNIAGTIQGCPDSDGDGVLDELDACPDVKGEARFAGCPDSDGDGISDKLDRCPDQPGTYANKGCPDRDGDGVNDAEDRCIDVPGDQSNFGCPLVSPVQRQDLQAQIDQLLASPVRFATGTDVIEEGSYQKLTDIAMLLIRNPNTDISIEGHTDDIGDEKANQILSERRAEAVKTYLRERGISSARMLTVGYGESRPVDASKTAAARFRNRRVMIRVEEQ, encoded by the coding sequence ATGATTAAGCATCTATACCATATCATCTTTGGCGTTTTATCACTTTATGCTTTCGTAGCACAAGGGCAGGGGCGGATAGGTACCCAGCGCTCCAGTACCAATACCGGGCTTGGTCCCAACAGGGAGTTGTCGCCTTATTCTGTTTCTGTAAGGGGCGGGCTCACCCAGTTTTTTGGTGAGATGAGTAATCAGGATATGAAAGGCATGATTGGCGTCAGCCTTGGACGCGCCTATACCAAACGGTTCTCCATGAATCTGGATTATACTGCCGGGAAGCTTGGGGGGCAGAAGGTGGATTTCTTCAACTCGTATTTTGTAAGTGAGTACAATACACTGGAACTTCTGGCCAAATGGAATCTGACGGAACAATTCAGCAGATACGAGCCGGGTAAATTTAATATCAGTGTCTACGGTGGTTTGGGGATGATGTTTTTTAGTTCCAATGCCTATGACCTCACCACGGATAAGCTTGTAAGGTTTTCAAACAGTGAAGTGAGTGGTAGAAATCCCCTTTTTCTTCGGTGGGGTAACCCAAGAGGGAAGTTGGGAGTTAAAAAGACTCAGGAAAGGGTGATCCCGCTTGGAACTTCGCTTGATTACAGGCTTAGTCCACAATGGAAAGTAGGCTTGGATTATCGTTTTTATCTGGTGAGAAGTGATAAATTAGATGCCACATCAGGAAGAAGGCTTGTAAATCCTGAGGAGGGTAACTCATACAGCGATACGCCCAATGATAAATTCAGCTTTTTAAGTATTTCCCTTACCTACAGGTTCACCAGGGCTACAAGAGATACGGATAAGGACGGCATACCTGACGACCGTGACCGATGTCCTGATGTTGCCGGTATTGCCAGGTATTTTGGATGTCCAGATACGGATGGCGATGGTATTCCTGACTATGTGGATCGCTGCCCTAACGAGGCAGGTTCGGCAAAAACACGAGGCTGCCCTGATAGTGACGGGGATGGTTTTGTGGATCGGCTGGATAATTGTCCAAACATTGCAGGAACCATTCAGGGGTGTCCTGATTCTGACGGCGACGGTGTATTGGACGAACTCGATGCCTGTCCGGATGTGAAAGGTGAAGCCAGGTTCGCGGGTTGTCCTGATTCTGACGGCGACGGTATTTCTGACAAGCTGGATCGCTGCCCGGACCAGCCGGGAACTTATGCCAACAAGGGTTGTCCTGATCGTGATGGTGACGGAGTGAATGATGCAGAAGACCGATGTATAGACGTGCCGGGAGATCAGTCCAATTTTGGATGCCCGCTTGTAAGCCCCGTTCAGCGCCAGGATCTACAGGCTCAGATTGATCAGCTGCTTGCAAGTCCTGTAAGATTTGCAACCGGTACTGATGTAATAGAGGAAGGTTCTTATCAGAAATTGACAGATATAGCCATGCTTCTGATAAGAAATCCGAATACCGACATATCCATTGAAGGACATACGGATGATATCGGAGATGAAAAAGCTAATCAGATACTCTCTGAAAGGCGCGCGGAAGCTGTGAAGACCTATCTGAGAGAAAGGGGTATATCTTCGGCCAGGATGCTTACAGTGGGTTATGGTGAAAGCAGGCCTGTGGACGCGAGCAAGACGGCTGCCGCCAGATTTAGAAACCGGAGAGTAATGATCCGGGTGGAAGAACAATAG
- a CDS encoding DUF6265 family protein, with protein sequence MAQNPTGTSIRTFTLVLICFLGLNSTLYAQSASKGSLKDIAFLDGRWRGEFNGGPIDGGWTAPAGDNIVGYLRMMKEEKVTLYEIFAFEQTEKGPVAHVKHFKPGLISLEEKEVSDTYNFIEAGKNTALFEKDDASVRIIYELRSKNQLVIQRGKSENGKWVFVDLFVFKKIP encoded by the coding sequence ATGGCTCAAAATCCTACCGGAACATCCATCCGGACCTTTACACTTGTCCTTATCTGCTTCCTCGGCCTGAACAGCACCTTATATGCTCAGTCTGCCAGTAAAGGCTCACTGAAAGACATCGCTTTTCTAGACGGCCGCTGGCGTGGAGAATTTAATGGCGGACCAATTGATGGAGGCTGGACCGCGCCCGCAGGGGACAATATTGTGGGTTACCTGCGCATGATGAAAGAGGAGAAAGTGACTTTGTACGAAATATTCGCTTTCGAACAAACCGAAAAAGGGCCGGTTGCACATGTGAAGCATTTTAAACCAGGACTTATATCGCTGGAAGAAAAAGAGGTTTCTGATACTTATAACTTTATCGAAGCCGGTAAGAATACGGCATTATTTGAGAAAGACGACGCTTCAGTACGGATCATTTATGAACTCCGTTCCAAAAACCAGCTCGTAATTCAGCGTGGAAAATCTGAGAATGGCAAATGGGTCTTTGTAGATCTCTTTGTTTTCAAAAAGATTCCTTAA
- a CDS encoding amidophosphoribosyltransferase translates to MSDAIKHECGIALIRLRKPYQYYIDKYETPLYAVHKLSVMMEKQVNRGQDGAGVANIKIEVPPGKRYISRYRSVEPQPLTDIFSKIHKKFRKGLKNNRDKVSDARWLQENLAFTGEVWLGHLRYGTHGSNEVENCHPMLRQSNWRSRNLVMAGNFNMTNVDELFGKLVSLGQHPKEKVDTVTVMEKIGHFLDEENQRVFERFKGIYENPILSDVIEENIDLQRLLYRSCRDFDGGYAMCGLTGYGASFVIRDPAGIRPAFYYADDEVVVVASEKQAIKAAFNVDYSQIKEVTPGAALIINKNGEYNEFPILPRLEKRSCSFERIYFSRGTDPDIYYERKQLGKLLIPQILKEINYDLENTIFSYIPNTAETAFLGMIEGLEEYLAKKRKQAIMEGILFESDLERVLSFRPRIEKLVTKDVKSRTFITADELRDDMVSSVYDTTFEVVRKNVDTVVIIDDSIVRGTTLEKSILTMLDRLSPKKIVVVSSAPQIRFPDCYGIDMSKMKDFVAFRAVLALLEEKELDYLREDVYTQCVTSIATKNPYHTNYVKALYEPFTDEQVSNKIAEIIRPQDLNAELSVIFQTVENLHKACPEHLGDWYFTGNYPTQGGNKVVNKAYANHHEGKLVRAY, encoded by the coding sequence ATGAGCGACGCAATAAAGCATGAGTGTGGCATAGCACTTATTCGTCTTAGAAAGCCTTATCAATATTACATAGACAAGTACGAAACACCGTTATATGCGGTTCATAAGTTGTCTGTGATGATGGAGAAACAGGTCAATCGAGGACAAGATGGCGCAGGAGTTGCCAACATTAAAATTGAAGTTCCTCCTGGTAAACGCTACATCAGCAGATACAGATCCGTAGAGCCTCAGCCTCTTACAGACATTTTTTCCAAAATTCACAAAAAATTCCGCAAAGGACTTAAGAATAACCGTGACAAAGTTTCCGACGCCAGATGGCTTCAGGAAAATCTGGCTTTTACAGGGGAAGTATGGCTTGGACATCTTCGTTACGGAACCCACGGAAGCAATGAAGTAGAGAACTGCCACCCCATGCTCCGGCAGAGTAACTGGAGAAGCCGCAACCTCGTCATGGCTGGTAACTTCAACATGACGAATGTCGATGAGTTGTTCGGCAAACTGGTATCACTTGGACAGCATCCGAAAGAAAAAGTAGATACGGTGACCGTCATGGAAAAAATAGGACATTTCCTTGATGAAGAAAACCAGAGAGTATTTGAACGTTTCAAGGGGATTTACGAAAATCCTATTCTGTCAGACGTCATCGAGGAGAATATAGATTTACAAAGATTGCTTTACCGCTCCTGTCGAGATTTTGATGGTGGGTACGCTATGTGCGGGCTCACTGGTTATGGCGCTTCCTTTGTGATTCGTGATCCGGCAGGTATTCGTCCTGCGTTTTATTATGCCGATGATGAAGTAGTTGTGGTTGCTTCTGAGAAACAGGCCATTAAGGCTGCTTTTAATGTGGATTACAGCCAGATCAAAGAGGTAACTCCAGGAGCTGCACTGATAATCAACAAAAATGGGGAGTACAATGAATTTCCTATTTTGCCCCGTCTTGAGAAACGTTCGTGCAGCTTTGAACGGATTTATTTTTCACGCGGTACTGATCCCGATATTTATTACGAACGCAAGCAGCTGGGAAAATTGCTAATCCCGCAAATTCTGAAAGAGATCAATTATGATCTCGAAAATACAATATTCTCATACATTCCGAATACCGCAGAAACCGCCTTCCTTGGAATGATTGAAGGCCTGGAGGAATACCTTGCCAAAAAACGCAAGCAGGCGATTATGGAAGGTATCCTGTTCGAGTCAGATTTGGAACGGGTCCTTTCTTTCCGTCCCCGAATTGAGAAGCTCGTAACGAAAGACGTAAAATCAAGAACGTTTATTACGGCAGACGAACTGCGGGACGATATGGTATCGAGTGTTTATGATACTACTTTTGAGGTTGTTCGTAAAAATGTAGATACCGTTGTAATTATTGACGACTCTATCGTACGCGGTACAACACTTGAGAAAAGTATCTTAACCATGCTTGACCGCCTGAGTCCCAAAAAGATTGTTGTCGTATCATCGGCACCGCAAATCCGTTTCCCGGACTGTTACGGTATTGATATGTCCAAAATGAAGGATTTTGTGGCTTTCCGTGCCGTTCTGGCCTTGCTTGAAGAGAAAGAACTGGATTATCTGCGTGAAGATGTATACACCCAATGTGTAACTTCTATCGCTACCAAAAATCCTTACCATACCAATTATGTGAAAGCGCTGTATGAGCCCTTCACAGATGAGCAGGTTTCCAACAAAATAGCAGAAATTATCCGTCCCCAGGATTTGAATGCTGAACTATCCGTCATTTTCCAAACTGTGGAAAATCTGCACAAAGCTTGCCCTGAACATTTGGGGGACTGGTACTTTACCGGAAATTACCCCACTCAGGGAGGCAATAAGGTAGTAAATAAAGCCTATGCCAATCATCATGAAGGTAAGCTTGTAAGAGCTTATTGA
- the recO gene encoding DNA repair protein RecO → MLHKTKGIALNYLRFRESSIIAKIYTESFGIQSYIVNGVRSSKAKGNRIALFQPLTLLDMVVYHKGKQDTVHRIAEMKCYEPFKSLPYHVTKSGISLFVTEILGKTLKEEEQNEPLFHFIEQSILYLDEAETGFENFHIQFLLHLASYLGFGIDEAEDLETELKNNYYPRLTDDMDMGVIGTLLTGQYGVPIKMDRIRRAVLLEKLIFFYKIHMESLGEIKSLDVLREVLR, encoded by the coding sequence ATGCTTCACAAAACAAAGGGAATAGCACTGAATTACCTCCGTTTCCGTGAGTCGTCCATTATTGCGAAGATTTACACGGAATCGTTCGGTATTCAGAGTTATATTGTCAATGGGGTCAGGAGCAGCAAAGCAAAGGGGAACCGCATTGCGCTTTTTCAGCCGCTTACACTGCTGGACATGGTGGTCTATCACAAGGGCAAACAGGATACCGTCCACCGGATTGCTGAAATGAAGTGTTACGAGCCCTTTAAATCTCTACCATATCATGTAACCAAGTCGGGCATTTCCCTCTTCGTGACCGAAATACTAGGGAAGACCCTGAAGGAGGAAGAGCAGAACGAGCCGCTCTTTCATTTTATAGAACAATCGATACTATATCTGGATGAAGCCGAAACAGGTTTTGAGAATTTTCATATACAGTTTCTTTTGCATCTTGCATCATATCTGGGGTTTGGGATTGATGAGGCCGAGGATCTGGAAACGGAGTTGAAAAATAACTACTATCCACGTCTGACGGATGATATGGATATGGGGGTAATCGGTACCTTATTAACGGGGCAATACGGGGTACCCATAAAGATGGACAGGATCCGTCGAGCCGTATTACTGGAAAAGCTGATTTTTTTTTACAAGATACACATGGAATCCCTTGGGGAAATAAAGTCGCTGGATGTGTTGAGAGAAGTGCTTAGATAA
- the lptB gene encoding LPS export ABC transporter ATP-binding protein translates to MILRTENLVKKYGARLVNNNVSYQVEQGEIVGLLGPNGAGKTTSFYMAVGLVKPNSGKVYLDDKDITSLPMYKRARLGLGYLAQEASVFRTLTVEENIRAVLEMTDLSKTEQRNKVEELLDEFHLQHVRKSKGMVLSGGERRRTEIARALAVDPKFILLDEPFAGVDPIAVEDIQSIVAKLKHKNIGILITDHNVNETLSITDRAYLLFEGKILKQGTAEELAEDEVVRRVYLGQHFELKRKI, encoded by the coding sequence ATGATATTAAGAACCGAAAATCTGGTTAAAAAATACGGTGCACGCCTTGTCAATAATAATGTTAGCTACCAGGTTGAGCAAGGTGAAATCGTAGGGTTACTGGGTCCTAACGGAGCCGGAAAAACTACTTCCTTTTATATGGCTGTAGGTTTGGTGAAACCCAACAGCGGAAAGGTATACCTGGACGATAAAGATATAACCAGCCTACCGATGTACAAACGGGCACGGCTCGGGCTCGGGTACCTTGCACAGGAGGCATCGGTTTTCAGGACACTTACGGTGGAAGAAAATATCAGGGCGGTTCTGGAAATGACCGATTTGTCAAAAACCGAGCAAAGAAATAAGGTAGAGGAGCTGCTGGACGAGTTCCATCTGCAGCATGTCAGAAAAAGTAAAGGGATGGTATTGTCTGGGGGAGAAAGAAGAAGAACCGAAATCGCCCGCGCCCTTGCCGTAGATCCTAAATTTATTTTGCTGGACGAGCCTTTTGCCGGTGTGGACCCTATTGCCGTGGAAGACATCCAGAGCATTGTCGCCAAGCTTAAGCATAAGAATATAGGTATCTTGATTACGGACCACAATGTAAACGAAACGTTGTCGATCACGGACAGGGCATATTTACTGTTTGAAGGAAAGATACTTAAGCAAGGAACTGCCGAAGAACTGGCAGAAGATGAAGTGGTGAGAAGGGTATATCTTGGTCAGCATTTTGAGCTGAAGCGAAAGATATAA